From the Tripterygium wilfordii isolate XIE 37 chromosome 6, ASM1340144v1, whole genome shotgun sequence genome, one window contains:
- the LOC119999605 gene encoding RNA-binding protein 1-like — MGSESQSEEAKLFVGGISRDTTDENLGDHFCKYGIVLNVLVAKDRITGSPRGFGFVRFADFSSVDKALQDPHVILGRTVEVKKAIPRRDQLDSQQQQLQKHHQCQQQHKGLYKNSRLGISENNYGTKKVFVGGLAASLTEEQFRSYFERFGRIMDVVVMHDNLTNRPRGFGFVTFDSEESVENLMQQSFHELNGKVVEVKRAVPRVYVNNFDNGYNRKVGGGRGYSYTSFEPGSYLSYSHGFGTYPEYAPLPGYGGVGRYPYGTDIYAGMYPTVGYNRVYYGVTLSPWNGPIVIDSRTYQFPYSNACIYPVNMNGGVGSMCTLSGGFNGIVRPSVNGRTNQVLGSIGRLPADVTPLNDAENEHTDSSGINGNNSTVSA; from the exons ATGGGGTCTGAATCTCAGTCTGAGGAAGCGAAGCTTTTCGTGGGAGGGATTAGTCGGGATACTACTGATGAAAATCTCGGAGATCACTTCTGCAAGTACGGTATTGTTCTTAATGTTCTTGTTGCCAAGGATCGGATCACCGGATCCCCGAGAGGATTCGGCTTTGTTCGGTTCGCTGATTTCTCTTCCGTCGATAAGGCACTGCAAGACCCACATGTTATACTGGGAAGAACG gtaGAGGTGAAGAAAGCAATACCCAGACGTGATCAACTTGACAGCCAGCAACAACAGCTACAAAAACACCATCAATGTCAACAACAGCATAAGGGTTTATATAAGAATAGCAGACTTGGTATTAGTGAAAATAATTATGGGACCAAAAAGGTATTTGTAGGGGGCTTAGCGGCTAGTTTAACTGAGGAACAGTTCAGGAGCTATTTTGAGAGGTTTGGTAGGATAATGGATGTAGTTGTGATGCATGACAACTTAACCAATCGACCTAGGGGCTTTGGATTTGTTACTTTTGATTCAGAGGAGTCTGTGGAGAATCTTATGCAGCAGAGCTTCCATGAGTTGAATGGTAAGGTTGTGGAGGTCAAGAGGGCTGTGCCTAGAGTATATGTTAATAATTTTGATAATGGTTATAATCGGAAAGTTGGTGGTGGGAGAGGTTATTCTTACACTAGTTTTGAACCAGGCAGTTACCTTTCCTATAGTCATGGATTTGGAACATACCCTGAGTATGCTCCTTTGCCAGGATATGGTGGTGTTGGACGGTATCCCTATGGAACGGACATATATGCAGGCATGTACCCTACAGTAGGATACAACAGAGTTTACTATGGGGTTACTCTAAGCCCATGGAATGGCCCTATAGTGATTGATTCGAGGACATACCAATTTCCTTATAGCAATGCTTGTATATATCCTGTCAACATGAATGGTGGGGTTGGCAGTATGTGTACGTTGTCTGGTGGTTTCAATGGGATTGTTCGGCCAAGTGTGAATGGGAGAACGAATCAGGTTCTTGGAAGCATTGGACGTCTGCCAGCTGATGTGACACCCCTTAACGATGCGGAAAATGAGCATACCGATTCTTCAGGTATTAATGGAAATAACAGTACCGTTTCTGCATAA
- the LOC119999273 gene encoding AP2-like ethylene-responsive transcription factor ANT, which produces MKPANDNNESNDNNNWLGFSLSPHMKMEVVSDPHHHHHHYSPDAVSTSFYLSSPQLSNPGICYGVGDNGGFHSSLSVMPLKSDGSLCIMEALTRSQIEGIASCSSPKLEDFLGSHERETMALSLDSIYYHQNAEPEANRQHSMGLLQEPFRQQSQFSIQQHSYYSGMQCPAMYQAPLEQESKVTQLTECESQMGDEGVPCLRNWVTRQYQTHNHNALEPHLNGSIVDGGGASGSITAMGGGDLQSLTLSMSPGSQSSCVTAPGQISPTSAEYVAIETKKRASGKVGQKQPVHRKSIDTFGQRTSQYRGVTRHRWTGRYEAHLWDNSCKKEGQTRKGRQVYLGGYDMEDKAARAYDLAALKYWGASTHINFPLENYRQELEEMKNMTRQEYVAHLRRKSSGFSRGASMYRGVTRHHQHGRWQARIGRVAGNKDLYLGTFSTQEEAAEAYDIAAIKFRGVNAVTNFDITRYDVERIIASNTLLAGEHARRNKEIETSNEAIDYTASAAQNNAESIQVENNNGVTGSDWKMGFYQSPQQETNGDIGSLELNSINNGDYRHSSFSMTLQDLTGMDSANSTQQPIMDESTKTRTQFSNQSSLVTSLSSSREASPDKACPSALHFAKPPLGSKFIGGPAAGVNPWFSSTAQLRHAPAVSMAHLPLFAGWNGT; this is translated from the exons ATGAAGCCCGCGAATGATAACAATGAAAGCAATGATAATAATAACTGGTTGGGGTTCTCTCTTTCACCTCATATGAAAATGGAGGTTGTTTCAGACCCTCACCATCACCACCATCACTACTCTCCTGATGCTGTCAGTACAAGCTTTTACTTATCAAGTCCTCAACTCAGCAACCCTGGAATCTGCTATGGAGTTGGAGACAATGGTGGGTTTCACTCTTCCTTGTCTGTTATGCCACTGAAGTCTGATGGGTCTCTCTGCATCATGGAAGCTCTCACTAGATCGCAAATTGAAG GCATTGCGTCATGCTCCTCACCAAAACTAGAGGACTTTCTAGGAAGTCATGAGAGGGAAACAATGGCTTTAAGCCTGGATAGTATATACTATCACCAAAATGCAGAGCCTGAAGCAAACAGGCAACATTCAATGGGTCTTCTTCAGGAACCATTCAGGCAGCAAAGCCAGTTCTCCATTCAACAACACTCATACTATTCTGGAATGCAATGCCCAGCCATGTATCAGGCTCCACTAGAGCAAGAATCCAAGGTCACCCAGCTTACAGAATGTGAATCCCAAATGGGAGATGAGGGTGTGCCTTGTTTGAGAAACTGGGTTACCAGGCAGTATCAGACTCATAACCACAATGCACTGGAGCCGCATTTGAATGGCAGCATTGTTGATGGTGGTGGTGCCTCTGGGTCAATTACTGCAATGGGTGGTGGGGATTTGCAATCTCTAACCTTGTCTATGAGCCCTGGTTCACAGTCCAGCTGTGTTACAGCTCCCGGACAGATCTCACCTACCAGTGCTGAATATGTGGCCATAGAAACAAAGAAGAGAGCTTCTGGAAAAGTGGGTCAAAAGCAGCCTGTTCATAGGAAGTCTATTGACACATTTGGGCAGAGAACATCACAGTATAGAGGTGTTACAAG ACATAGGTGGACGGGTAGATATGAAGCACATTTGTGGGATAATAGTTGCAAGAAGGAAGGACAGACCAGGAAAGGAAGGCAAG TATATCTTG GTGGGTATGACATGGAGGACAAAGCTGCAAGAGCCTATGATCTTGCTGCTCTTAAGTACTGGGGAGCTTCAACACACATCAATTTTCCG TTGGAAAATTACAGGCAAGAACTTGAAGAAATGAAGAACATGACCCGCCAAGAATATGTCGCTCATCTGCGAAG GAAAAGCAGTGGGTTCTCAAGAGGGGCTTCCATGTACAGAGGAGTAACAAG ACACCACCAGCATGGTAGATGGCAAGCTAGGATTGGCAGGGTTGCTGGAAACAAAGACCTTTATCTTGGGACTTTCA GCACTCAAGAGGAAGCAGCGGAAGCATATGACATTGCTGCGATTAAATTTCGCGGGGTGAATGCTGTCACCAACTTTGACATTACTAGATATGATGTTGAGAGGATCATAGCCAGCAATACTCTCTTAGCCGGAGAGCATGCTAGGCGTAACAAAGAGATCGAAACAAGCAATGAGGCCATTGATTATACCGCATCAGCAGCACAAAACAATGCTGAATCTATTCAGGTTGAGAACAACAATGGTGTAACTGGTTCAGACTGGAAGATGGGCTTCTATCAGTCACCACAGCAGGAAACAAATGGTGATATCGGATCGCTTGAGCTGAACTCGATCAACAATGGGGATTATAGGCATTCCTCATTCTCAATGACTCTTCAAGACCTTACTGGCATGGATTCTGCTAACTCTACTCAGCAGCCAATTATGGATGAGTCAACTAAAACCAGGACTCAATTCTCAAACCAGTCATCTCTGGTCACCAGTTTGAGCAGCTCAAGAGAAGCTAGCCCAGATAAAGCTTGTCCTAGCGCACTGCATTTTGCTAAACCACCTCTGGGATCCAAGTTTATTGGCGGCCCGGCAGCCGGTGTTAATCCTTGGTTTTCATCAACAGCTCAGTTAAGGCATGCTCCTGCGGTCTCCATGGCTCACTTGCCTCTTTTTGCTGGTTGGAATGGCACCTAg
- the LOC119999417 gene encoding uncharacterized protein LOC119999417: protein MLFDSNAEFKDALHNYAIMTRHDIRYTKNEPNRCRAKCIGAVDCPWHIFASFNKEVGGFQIKTYVHEHSCDPKRGLKRLTTKYLVSKFYDIIAAHPDIKIRYLKPFMERILELDMNLTQCKRVKKSILADLTGNCVKEYGKLRDYAEELMVSNPETTVSLLIDRQNEDDPSTFKSFYCCFKSCKESVLNGCRPVLGIDGCFLKGLVK from the coding sequence ATGTTGTTTGATAGCAATGCAGAATTTAAAGATGCTTTGCACAATTATGCTATCATGACTAGGCATGACATACGGTACACTAAGAATGAACCTAATAGGTGTAGAGCTAAATGTATAGGTGCTGTTGATTGTCCATGGCATATATTTGCATCATTTAACAAAGAAGTTGGTGGTTTTCAAATTAAGACTTATGTTCATGAACACTCTTGTGATCCTAAAAGGGGTTTGAAGAGGCTGACCACTAAGTATTTAGTGTCAAAGTTTTATGACATAATTGCTGCCCACCCGGACATTAAGATTAGATACTTGAAGccttttatggagagaatatTGGAGTTAGATATGAACTTAACTCAATGCAAAAGGGTTAAAAAGAGTATATTAGCAGATTTGACAGGGAATTGTGTGAAGGAGTATGGTAAACTAAGGGATTATGCTGAGGAGCTTATGGTGTCTAACCCTGAGACCACAGTGAGTTTGCTTATTGACAGGCAGAATGAAGATGATCCATCAACATTTAAATccttttattgttgttttaagAGTTGTAAGGAGAGTGTTCTTAATGGATGCAGACCAGTGTTAGGGATAGATGGTTGCTTTTTGAAAGGATTGGTTAAATGA
- the LOC120000562 gene encoding uncharacterized protein LOC120000562 isoform X2, translating into MMDFECSDVGLWKEALSSYPVRIKSLSKPNLVSFDEFYRSELPSLLHQRNPNPYITTPELSKLMQWKLSRGKWRPRLLDFVSSLDDELVKSASEKAFQSLPDISKAVNALTVLKGVGPATASAILAAYAPDVAPFMSDEAMVAALGHSKDYTLKQYLLFVDKLQTKAKELSSTGDSLTPSDVEMALWSSAVGAKLQTTQADSEPKSNSGKNSKKKRKR; encoded by the exons ATGATGGACTTCGAGTGCTCCGACGTCGGTCTCTGGAAAGAAGCTCTCTCCTCCTACCCTGTTCGCATCAAGTCACTCAGCAAGCCCAACCTTGTCTCCTTCGATGAATTCTACCGTAGCGAGCTTCCTTCTCTCCTCCACCAACGAAACCCTAACCCCTACATCACCACACCGGAGCTTTCCAAGCTCATGCAATGGAAGCTCTCTCGTGGGAAATGGAG acCTCGATTGTTGGATTTCGTTTCGTCATTAGATGATGAGCTAGTGAAATCTGCTTCCGAAAAGGCCTTTCAGTCACTTCCTGATATTTCCAAGGCTGTGAACGCGCTTACGGTTTTGAAAGGTGTTGGTCCGGCCACTGCCTCTGCCATTTTGGCTGCTTATGCGCCTGATGTGGCGCCGTTTATGTCCGATGAG gCTATGGTTGCTGCTCTTGGACACTCTAAGGATTATACACTGAAGCAGTATCTATTATTCGTTGATAAGCTACAGACAAAAGCTAAG gAACTGAGTTCAACTGGGGACTCCTTGACGCCGTCAGATGTAGAAATGGCTCTTTGGAGTTCTGCTGTAGGGGCCAAGTTGCAAACTACACAAGCCGATTCAGAGCCAAAGAGTAACTCGGGCAAGAACtcgaagaaaaagagaaaacgtTGA
- the LOC120000562 gene encoding uncharacterized protein LOC120000562 isoform X1, with protein MMDFECSDVGLWKEALSSYPVRIKSLSKPNLVSFDEFYRSELPSLLHQRNPNPYITTPELSKLMQWKLSRGKWRPRLLDFVSSLDDELVKSASEKAFQSLPDISKAVNALTVLKGVGPATASAILAAYAPDVAPFMSDEAMVAALGHSKDYTLKQYLLFVDKLQTKAKCHSKTMAFGLKKKKPSGTEFNWGLLDAVRCRNGSLEFCCRGQVANYTSRFRAKE; from the exons ATGATGGACTTCGAGTGCTCCGACGTCGGTCTCTGGAAAGAAGCTCTCTCCTCCTACCCTGTTCGCATCAAGTCACTCAGCAAGCCCAACCTTGTCTCCTTCGATGAATTCTACCGTAGCGAGCTTCCTTCTCTCCTCCACCAACGAAACCCTAACCCCTACATCACCACACCGGAGCTTTCCAAGCTCATGCAATGGAAGCTCTCTCGTGGGAAATGGAG acCTCGATTGTTGGATTTCGTTTCGTCATTAGATGATGAGCTAGTGAAATCTGCTTCCGAAAAGGCCTTTCAGTCACTTCCTGATATTTCCAAGGCTGTGAACGCGCTTACGGTTTTGAAAGGTGTTGGTCCGGCCACTGCCTCTGCCATTTTGGCTGCTTATGCGCCTGATGTGGCGCCGTTTATGTCCGATGAG gCTATGGTTGCTGCTCTTGGACACTCTAAGGATTATACACTGAAGCAGTATCTATTATTCGTTGATAAGCTACAGACAAAAGCTAAG TGCCATTCTAAAACCATGGCATttggtttgaaaaaaaaaaaaccttcaggAACTGAGTTCAACTGGGGACTCCTTGACGCCGTCAGATGTAGAAATGGCTCTTTGGAGTTCTGCTGTAGGGGCCAAGTTGCAAACTACACAAGCCGATTCAGAGCCAAAGAGTAA